CAGGCCCTGGCACGGTTCGTCCAGAATCAACAACCGGGGCTGCTTGATCATCGCTCTGGCCATAAGCACCATACGCTGTTCCCCGTACGACAGACTGCGCAACGGAGCATGGCGTTTGTCCTGCAGGTGAAGGATTTCCAGCCACTGCAGGGCGATGGCCCGTTGTGCGGAAGAGTAGCGGTGATAAACCCCGATACTGTCGAAGAAACCGGAAATGACCGCAAGCTCTGCCGTCACACCAACCCGATAGCTCTGCTGGAAAGCGGTGGACACCAGACCGATTTGTTTCTTGATATCCCAAACACTCTCCCCTGTGCCGCGCTGCCGACCGAACAGACGAATGTCGTTGGCATAAGCCTGGGGATTGTCGCCCGAAACCAGACTCAGTAAAGTCGATTTACCGGAGCCGTTGGGACCACTGATCTTCCAATGCTGCCCGGGCGACACCGTCCAGTTGAGCCGGTTCAGAACATATTTGCCATCATAGCGCACCATCACGTCTTTCATTTCGACCAGCGCTGCGTCATCGCGCACGGAACCGGCGTCGCTCCCTTTGGGAACGGCCGGCAAACGCTCCGGCAGGGCATAATGAAAGGCGTGAAACCGCAACAGCGCCTCGGAGGCGAGAAGTTCTTCACGGGGACCGCTTGCGAAGATGCGACAGTCGCGCAGGTAGGCCAGATGGGTTATGCAGGGCAGAATTTCGCTGAACCGGTTCAGCAGAAGGACAAGGCGCAACCCCCGCTGGGCCAGATCACTGATCAGACTCCGCACAACTTGACAGGATGCCTGATCCAATCCGTCAAACGGTTCGTCGAGCACCAGCAGTTCGGGATCCTGTAACAACGCCCGGCAGATCACCACCTTGCGCATTTCACCCGTCGATAAAAACCGGATACCGCGCTCCAGCAGATCGGAAAAATGCAGCTGCGCGGCAAGCTTGTGAAGCCTTGGGGCGGCATCGGGCTGCCCTTCAAGAATAAAATCCCGTACCGAAGTCCCCTGGTCGATGCGGTCGAGAAAATCCGTATCGTCGTTGTAACGCTCGATCTCGAGAATCTCGTTGACCGTTTCAAAAGCAATGAAAGCCGACTTTTCCACGGTATCCAGAAAACCGGAGTCGACCTCGAGTTCGCCGCACAGCAGCCTGCCCAGAGCCGATTTTCCCGAGCCGTTGGC
This DNA window, taken from Syntrophotalea carbinolica DSM 2380, encodes the following:
- the modF gene encoding molybdate ABC transporter ATP-binding protein ModF → MAIIGLDGVTARIGKHAWLRDISLHIGGDDHWAIVGANGSGKSALGRLLCGELEVDSGFLDTVEKSAFIAFETVNEILEIERYNDDTDFLDRIDQGTSVRDFILEGQPDAAPRLHKLAAQLHFSDLLERGIRFLSTGEMRKVVICRALLQDPELLVLDEPFDGLDQASCQVVRSLISDLAQRGLRLVLLLNRFSEILPCITHLAYLRDCRIFASGPREELLASEALLRFHAFHYALPERLPAVPKGSDAGSVRDDAALVEMKDVMVRYDGKYVLNRLNWTVSPGQHWKISGPNGSGKSTLLSLVSGDNPQAYANDIRLFGRQRGTGESVWDIKKQIGLVSTAFQQSYRVGVTAELAVISGFFDSIGVYHRYSSAQRAIALQWLEILHLQDKRHAPLRSLSYGEQRMVLMARAMIKQPRLLILDEPCQGLDAINREMVLKLVDFLGTRGHTQILYVTHHPEDCIPCITHSLEMVPAPEGGYTSRVTCEAGRSGTAESL